From the genome of Kryptolebias marmoratus isolate JLee-2015 linkage group LG19, ASM164957v2, whole genome shotgun sequence, one region includes:
- the si:ch211-57i17.5 gene encoding usherin yields the protein MAAVALLLLAVVLGVTLHRALKRPPLTRERPPLVALPLQKRSPMAVYPPSNSVLFDTVPDTSGFSSSVTLKAFSMKIEEVLEAKCDPDEEMPPPDEPGVLSVSSLRRSVSQLMDGKSLTEEDDVWDPNISGHDSGMFMDDEEFVDTVKGFSTVRKEHTMFTDTNL from the exons ATGGCGGCCGTCGCCCTCCTGCTGCTGGCTGTGGTGCTGGGAGTCACGCTTCACAGA GCCCTGAAGAGACCCCCCCTCACCAGGGAGAGACCTCCTCTGGTGGCCCTGCCCCTGCAGAAGAGGAGCCCCATGGCCGTCTATCCGCCCAGCAACTCTGTCCTG ttCGACACGGTTCCTGACACGTCGGGCTTCTCCAGCAGCGTGACCCTGAAGGCCTTCTCCATGAAGATcgag GAGGTTCTGGAAGCCAAATGTGACCCCGACGAGGAGATGCCTCCGCCGGACGAGCCGGGCGTGCTCAGCGTGAGCTCCCTGAGGCGCAGCGTCAGCCAGCTGATGGATGGGAAATCTCTCACCGAAGAGGACGACGTCTGGGACCCCAACATCTCGGGCCACGACAGCGGGATG ttcATGGACGATGAGGAATTTGTCGACACCGTCAAAGGTTTCAGCACGGTGAGGAAGGAGCACACCATGTTCACCGACactaacctttga